A region of Faecalibacterium taiwanense DNA encodes the following proteins:
- a CDS encoding PHP domain-containing protein, whose product MPGDLHNHSTCSDGSVPIHRLPLMAARAGLDTMAISDHDTLLSVNYCYEHPVQDGVRLLPATELTGYDHEHKHRVHLLCYFPDPESRELKEHCDILRQRRNECGLQSAKEIEALYPQFRTEQALEYAKDSGVLFKSGIMEALHQLGLCDAVYGKLYSYLFGWEPRGVVLHQVKYPSVQEVIATAKAAGAVLVFAHPTVYKSMPLVRQLAKEGIIDGIEVEHPRNSPEDRAECAALCEQYGLIHTGGTDFHGANHKVPHPVGTCTTADDQVARILELAHKRRGIDV is encoded by the coding sequence ATGCCCGGCGATCTTCACAACCATTCCACCTGTTCCGATGGCTCTGTGCCCATCCACCGCCTGCCGCTCATGGCGGCGCGGGCGGGGCTGGACACCATGGCCATTTCCGACCACGACACCCTGCTCAGCGTAAACTACTGCTATGAGCACCCTGTGCAGGACGGCGTGCGCCTGCTTCCGGCCACCGAGCTGACCGGCTATGACCATGAGCATAAGCATCGCGTGCACCTGCTGTGCTACTTCCCGGACCCGGAAAGCCGGGAACTGAAGGAGCACTGCGACATCCTGCGACAGCGCCGCAACGAGTGCGGCCTGCAAAGCGCAAAGGAGATCGAAGCGCTGTACCCGCAGTTCCGCACGGAACAGGCGCTGGAATACGCAAAGGACAGCGGTGTGCTGTTCAAAAGCGGCATTATGGAAGCGCTGCACCAGCTGGGGCTGTGCGATGCTGTGTACGGCAAGCTGTACAGTTATCTCTTTGGCTGGGAGCCGCGCGGCGTGGTGCTGCATCAGGTAAAATATCCCTCGGTGCAGGAAGTGATCGCCACGGCGAAAGCTGCCGGTGCGGTGCTGGTATTTGCACACCCGACCGTTTACAAGAGCATGCCGCTGGTGCGTCAGCTTGCCAAAGAGGGCATCATCGACGGCATTGAGGTGGAGCACCCCCGCAACAGCCCGGAGGACAGGGCCGAGTGTGCTGCTCTGTGTGAGCAGTATGGGCTGATCCATACCGGCGGTACGGACTTCCACGGTGCAAACCACAAGGTGCCGCACCCGGTGGGCACCTGTACCACGGCAGACGATCAGGTGGCACGCATTCTGGAGCTGGCCCACAAGCGCCGCGGTATTGATGTGTGA
- a CDS encoding ATP-dependent Clp protease ATP-binding subunit, which translates to MSIWEKLGFGGYKGFSHESDQLLRSAVELAGNLGCEKADTGHLLLAILQQDHGAAARFLEGKQIREPEVRRQLAESRRAPALHLDRYALAPDLKRTMDYAIIGAQNAHLNRAEPEHLLCAMLEDDGCTAGILLASMGVQLTDAVRECRQLSGQFVLPYQTRTTVSAPRGSRASDKYCRDLTRRAAERELDPVFCREAELDRMVEILCRRQKNNPCLVGEPGVGKTALAEGLAQRIATDRVPRALKGRRLLALDMASLVAGTKYRGDFEERFKNLLEELVRDGSSILFVDEFHTIVGAGAAEGAIDAASILKPVLARGEIQIIGATTTEEFRTHIQKDAALERRFGKVQVEEPTPAQALDILNGLAPRYECYHNVCLPPEALQAAVELSVRYLPGRFLPDKAIDLVDEACAAARIRAEQAKQSKPTLMPDDIAHVVAQASGVPVERVGEQERERLDKLEERLNAEIVGQSRAVAAVAGAIRRSRTGLGEPGRPMGAMLFLGPTGVGKTALARALAVSWFGSEKALLKFDMSEYQEQHTAARLLGAPPGYLGHDEGGQLTEAVRRRPYSVVLFDEIEKAHPDIQNILLQILEDGQLTDAMGRKADFRNTIVLLTSNLGARFLAGQSTPLGFAAGSEAVFEKQSAQAIEEAKKWFRPELAGRLDEMIVFRPLADDSLCAIAEKMLCQLEQRAARSGYQLHHTPRVGQALAAKARSAYGARELRRAVDRAVEQALADQIASGTACVGQHWTADCSADGAIVLREDETATL; encoded by the coding sequence ATGAGTATTTGGGAAAAACTTGGCTTTGGCGGGTACAAGGGCTTTTCGCACGAGTCGGATCAGCTGCTGCGCAGTGCGGTGGAGCTTGCCGGGAACCTTGGCTGCGAAAAAGCCGATACCGGCCACCTGCTGCTGGCGATCCTGCAGCAGGATCACGGGGCGGCAGCACGGTTTCTGGAGGGCAAGCAGATCCGGGAACCGGAGGTGCGCCGTCAGCTGGCCGAGAGCCGCCGCGCACCGGCTTTGCATCTGGACCGCTACGCTCTTGCGCCGGACCTCAAGCGCACCATGGATTACGCCATCATCGGGGCACAGAACGCGCACCTGAACCGGGCCGAGCCGGAACATCTGCTCTGCGCCATGCTGGAGGATGACGGCTGCACAGCAGGCATCCTGCTGGCATCCATGGGCGTGCAGCTCACAGATGCCGTGCGGGAGTGCCGCCAGCTGTCCGGGCAGTTCGTACTGCCGTATCAGACGCGGACCACGGTCAGCGCGCCGCGCGGCAGCCGCGCCAGTGATAAGTACTGCCGGGATCTGACCCGCCGTGCTGCGGAACGGGAACTGGACCCGGTGTTCTGCCGGGAAGCAGAGCTGGACCGCATGGTGGAGATCTTATGCCGCCGTCAGAAGAACAACCCCTGCCTTGTGGGGGAGCCGGGCGTGGGCAAGACCGCCCTTGCCGAAGGACTGGCCCAGCGCATTGCCACGGATCGTGTGCCCCGTGCGCTCAAGGGCCGCCGTCTGCTGGCACTGGATATGGCCAGCCTTGTGGCGGGCACCAAATACCGCGGTGACTTTGAGGAGCGGTTCAAGAACCTGCTGGAAGAGCTGGTGCGGGACGGCAGCTCCATCCTGTTCGTGGACGAGTTCCACACCATCGTGGGTGCCGGTGCAGCGGAGGGTGCCATCGATGCAGCCAGCATCTTAAAACCGGTGCTGGCCCGGGGCGAGATACAAATTATCGGCGCTACCACTACCGAAGAGTTCCGCACCCACATCCAGAAGGATGCCGCACTGGAACGCCGTTTCGGCAAGGTGCAGGTAGAGGAGCCTACGCCTGCGCAGGCGCTGGATATCCTCAATGGGCTTGCGCCGCGCTATGAGTGCTACCACAATGTCTGCCTTCCGCCGGAAGCGCTGCAGGCTGCGGTGGAGCTTTCGGTGCGGTATCTGCCGGGGCGCTTTCTGCCGGATAAGGCCATCGACCTTGTGGACGAAGCCTGTGCGGCGGCACGCATCCGGGCCGAGCAGGCAAAGCAGTCAAAGCCCACGCTGATGCCGGACGATATCGCCCATGTGGTGGCGCAGGCCAGCGGTGTGCCGGTGGAGCGGGTAGGTGAGCAGGAGCGGGAACGACTGGACAAGCTGGAAGAACGTCTCAACGCCGAGATCGTGGGCCAGAGCCGGGCTGTGGCTGCGGTGGCAGGTGCCATCCGGCGCAGCCGCACCGGTCTTGGCGAGCCGGGCCGGCCCATGGGTGCCATGCTGTTTCTTGGCCCCACGGGAGTGGGCAAAACGGCTCTTGCCCGAGCGCTGGCGGTCAGCTGGTTCGGCAGCGAAAAAGCCCTGCTCAAATTTGATATGTCGGAGTATCAGGAACAGCACACCGCTGCCCGGCTGCTGGGTGCGCCGCCGGGCTATCTGGGCCATGACGAGGGCGGACAGCTGACCGAAGCAGTGCGCCGCCGCCCTTACAGTGTGGTGCTGTTTGACGAGATCGAAAAGGCACACCCGGACATTCAGAACATCCTTTTGCAGATACTGGAAGATGGCCAGCTGACCGATGCCATGGGCCGCAAGGCGGATTTCCGCAACACCATTGTACTGCTCACCTCAAACCTCGGCGCACGTTTTTTGGCGGGTCAGAGCACGCCGCTGGGCTTTGCGGCGGGCAGCGAAGCCGTGTTTGAAAAGCAGTCTGCGCAGGCCATTGAGGAGGCAAAAAAGTGGTTCCGGCCAGAGCTGGCAGGCCGTTTGGACGAGATGATCGTATTCCGTCCGCTGGCCGACGACAGCCTGTGCGCCATTGCCGAAAAAATGCTGTGCCAGCTGGAGCAGCGTGCCGCCCGCAGCGGCTACCAGCTGCATCACACACCGCGGGTAGGGCAGGCGCTGGCAGCAAAGGCCCGCTCTGCCTACGGGGCCAGAGAACTGCGCCGCGCAGTGGACAGGGCAGTGGAGCAGGCACTTGCGGATCAGATCGCATCCGGTACGGCCTGCGTGGGCCAGCACTGGACAGCGGACTGCTCGGCGGATGGTGCCATCGTCCTGCGGGAGGACGAAACCGCAACACTGTAA
- a CDS encoding hydratase, producing the protein MIKCSTGGAYYARGEWVPADGEASAALAAKGFDAAAIENAKTGTMAYSILQAHNTSGDAENLKIKFDAMASHDITFVGIIQTARASGLEKFPIPYVLTNCHNSLCAVGGTINEDDHRFGLSAAKKYGGIFVPPHLAVIHQYMREKFAGCGKMILGSDSHTRYGALGTMAIGEGGGELAKQLLGRTYDVARPGVVAIYLTGSLPAGCGPHDVAIALVGKLFKSGYVKNKVMEFVGPGVASLRQDTRNAIDAMTTETTCLSSIWETDETTQKFLAVHGRAADYKKLAPADLAYYDGVVKVDLSAIRPMIALPMHPSNAFTIEELNANLEDILHACEQDVQKLIGRKDVSLDLCSKIENGKLRVDQGVIAGCAGGLYDSIYEAASILKGHTGGCGDYALSVYPGSQPIMMELVRTGVIHDLMASGATVRTAFCGPCFGAGDVPANGALSIRHTTRNFPSREGSKPGNGQLSGVALMDARSIAATTANGGILTPATDIDYDPTVPEYQYDPSSYDTRVYQGFGKGDYDALLKLGPNIKDWPEIAPLGDNLLLKVASYITDPVTTTDELIPSGETSSYRSNPLGLAEFTLSRKDPEYVGRAKAVQAEEKARRAGEGSAEVLAQLHKVPGCENLTWNDVQIASTIFAVKPGDGSAREQAASCQRVLGAGANIVTEYATKRYRSNLINWGMLPLQLVGATPFGLGDYVFIPNVREALKGDLQDIKAYVLGDTAKEFSLYMAPLTADERKILADGCLINFYKH; encoded by the coding sequence ATGATCAAGTGCAGCACCGGCGGCGCATACTATGCCCGCGGTGAATGGGTGCCTGCAGACGGCGAAGCAAGCGCCGCACTGGCAGCAAAGGGCTTTGATGCCGCAGCCATCGAGAACGCAAAGACCGGCACCATGGCCTACAGCATTCTGCAGGCCCACAACACCAGCGGCGATGCCGAAAACCTGAAGATCAAGTTCGATGCCATGGCCAGCCATGACATCACCTTTGTGGGCATCATCCAGACGGCCCGTGCGTCCGGTCTGGAGAAATTCCCCATTCCGTATGTGCTCACCAACTGCCACAACAGCCTTTGCGCCGTGGGCGGCACCATCAATGAGGACGACCACCGCTTCGGCCTGTCCGCCGCCAAAAAATACGGCGGCATTTTTGTGCCCCCGCATCTGGCGGTCATCCACCAGTACATGCGCGAAAAGTTTGCGGGCTGCGGCAAGATGATCCTTGGCTCGGACTCCCACACCCGCTACGGTGCTCTGGGCACCATGGCCATTGGTGAGGGCGGCGGCGAGCTGGCAAAGCAGCTGCTGGGCCGCACCTACGATGTGGCCCGTCCGGGTGTTGTTGCAATTTATCTCACCGGCTCTCTGCCTGCAGGCTGCGGCCCGCACGATGTGGCCATTGCGCTGGTGGGCAAGCTGTTCAAGAGCGGCTATGTCAAAAACAAGGTGATGGAGTTTGTCGGCCCCGGCGTTGCGTCTCTGCGTCAGGATACCCGCAACGCCATCGATGCCATGACCACCGAGACCACCTGCCTGTCCTCCATCTGGGAAACCGACGAAACGACGCAGAAATTCCTTGCGGTGCATGGCCGTGCCGCCGACTATAAGAAGCTGGCTCCGGCCGACCTTGCTTATTACGACGGTGTGGTAAAGGTAGACCTTTCTGCCATCCGCCCCATGATCGCACTGCCCATGCATCCCTCCAATGCATTTACCATTGAAGAGCTGAACGCAAACCTTGAGGATATTCTCCATGCCTGCGAGCAGGATGTGCAGAAGCTGATCGGCCGCAAGGATGTCAGCCTTGACCTGTGCAGCAAGATCGAGAACGGTAAACTGCGTGTGGATCAGGGCGTGATCGCAGGCTGCGCAGGCGGTCTGTACGACAGCATTTATGAAGCTGCCTCCATCCTCAAGGGCCACACCGGCGGCTGCGGTGACTACGCCCTGAGCGTGTATCCCGGCAGCCAGCCCATCATGATGGAACTGGTGCGCACCGGAGTCATCCACGACCTGATGGCCAGCGGTGCCACCGTCCGCACTGCGTTCTGCGGCCCCTGCTTCGGCGCAGGCGACGTGCCCGCCAACGGCGCGCTGTCTATCCGCCATACCACCCGCAACTTCCCCAGCCGCGAAGGCTCCAAGCCCGGCAACGGCCAGCTTTCCGGTGTGGCACTGATGGATGCCCGCAGCATTGCGGCCACCACGGCCAACGGCGGCATTCTGACCCCGGCTACCGATATCGACTATGATCCCACCGTGCCGGAGTATCAGTACGATCCTTCCAGCTACGATACCCGCGTGTATCAGGGCTTTGGCAAGGGCGATTACGATGCCCTGCTCAAGCTTGGCCCCAACATCAAGGACTGGCCCGAAATTGCACCGCTGGGCGATAACCTGCTGCTGAAGGTGGCATCTTACATCACCGACCCTGTCACCACCACCGACGAGCTGATCCCCTCCGGTGAGACTTCGTCTTATCGTTCCAATCCTCTGGGTCTGGCCGAGTTTACCCTCAGCCGCAAGGACCCGGAGTATGTGGGCCGTGCCAAGGCCGTGCAGGCCGAAGAAAAGGCCCGCCGTGCAGGCGAGGGCAGCGCCGAGGTGCTGGCCCAGCTGCACAAGGTGCCCGGCTGCGAAAACCTGACTTGGAACGATGTGCAGATCGCATCCACCATCTTTGCCGTCAAGCCCGGCGATGGTTCTGCCCGTGAGCAGGCGGCCAGCTGCCAGCGTGTGCTGGGGGCCGGTGCCAACATCGTTACCGAGTACGCCACCAAGCGCTACCGCTCCAACCTCATCAACTGGGGTATGCTGCCGCTGCAGCTGGTGGGCGCAACGCCCTTCGGTCTGGGCGACTATGTCTTTATCCCGAATGTCCGCGAGGCCCTCAAGGGCGACCTGCAGGATATCAAGGCCTATGTGCTGGGCGACACCGCAAAGGAGTTCAGCCTGTACATGGCCCCGCTGACCGCCGACGAGCGCAAGATCCTGGCCGACGGCTGCCTGATCAATTTCTATAAGCACTGA
- the groES gene encoding co-chaperone GroES produces the protein MKIIPLADRVVIKAVEVEETTKGGLILTGSAKEKPQVAEVIAVGPGGVVDGKEVKMTVKVGDKVLTSKYSGTEVKVDGEECTIVRQGDILAVVED, from the coding sequence ATGAAGATCATTCCTCTTGCAGACCGTGTTGTCATTAAGGCTGTTGAGGTTGAGGAGACCACCAAGGGCGGTCTGATCCTGACCGGCAGTGCTAAGGAAAAGCCCCAGGTGGCTGAGGTCATCGCTGTCGGCCCCGGCGGCGTTGTGGACGGCAAGGAAGTCAAGATGACTGTGAAGGTCGGCGACAAGGTCCTCACCAGCAAGTACTCCGGTACCGAGGTCAAGGTGGACGGCGAAGAGTGCACCATCGTCCGTCAGGGCGATATCCTGGCAGTCGTTGAGGACTGA
- a CDS encoding SIR2 family protein — protein MDTNAKRYLELISQHLQEHHAALFVGSGFSLNADKVTSDVPDIPLWAGLAQKFKEKLGDSDQNDPLALAESVEIAYGRSELDHLLLDSIKDADYRPSPLYEKLLRLPWSDVFTTNYDTLLERAGENLVEKTFTLVTNKNDLVGSSGATRLIKLHGSFPSQRPFIITAEDYRTYPQKFAPFVNTVQQSLLENTLCMIGFSGNDPNFNKWIGWIRDNLGAENAPYLYLLSHESVSDVRREWLHRRNIIVVDLSEIFSAETPYDIYEKALDYLWNAYSEFRVTGQNWKIRHFF, from the coding sequence ATGGACACAAATGCTAAACGTTATCTTGAACTTATTAGCCAGCATTTACAGGAACACCATGCGGCTCTTTTTGTTGGGTCGGGATTCAGTCTTAATGCTGATAAAGTAACATCTGATGTTCCAGACATTCCATTGTGGGCTGGGTTAGCCCAAAAATTCAAAGAAAAGCTAGGAGATTCTGATCAAAACGACCCTCTCGCATTGGCCGAGAGTGTGGAAATTGCGTATGGCCGTAGTGAATTAGATCATCTACTTTTAGACAGTATAAAAGATGCCGATTATCGTCCCTCACCTTTGTATGAAAAACTTTTGCGGCTGCCTTGGAGCGATGTTTTTACAACGAATTATGATACGCTTCTTGAACGTGCTGGGGAAAATCTTGTAGAGAAAACATTTACGCTGGTAACCAACAAGAATGATCTTGTGGGCAGTTCTGGTGCAACAAGACTTATTAAACTTCACGGTTCATTTCCTTCGCAACGACCTTTTATTATTACGGCAGAAGACTATCGGACATACCCTCAAAAATTTGCTCCGTTTGTAAATACTGTGCAGCAGTCATTGTTGGAAAATACTCTCTGCATGATTGGATTTTCAGGGAATGATCCTAATTTCAATAAATGGATTGGCTGGATCCGTGATAATCTTGGTGCAGAGAATGCGCCTTATTTGTATTTATTAAGCCATGAATCTGTTTCGGACGTTCGGCGGGAGTGGTTACATAGGCGGAATATTATTGTCGTTGACCTATCCGAGATTTTTTCTGCCGAGACTCCGTATGATATCTATGAGAAAGCTTTGGATTATCTTTGGAATGCGTATAGTGAATTCCGTGTAACTGGGCAGAATTGGAAAATACGTCATTTTTTTTGA
- a CDS encoding diacylglycerol kinase family protein, with protein sequence MRTLFLLNPTAGKADCTRTLPQQINAAAARAGLAPEEYAIQVTNHAGHARELANAAAQQARQSGEELRVFTAGGDGTFNEALTGIYGYANAAVGCLPFGSGNDFLRTFGTKEEFLDLDAQLAGGPVSIDLMQTSLGLSATICAAGLDAQVAYGIPKFRRIPLCGGEMAYVLSIVEQLCGHIGRRVEYTIDGETLDVDCLMCAICNGRTYGGGFYAAPEAQPDDGWLDVYIIRKVSRVTIAKLLGMYKSGKHFQNGQLVRAAEPYFIYRRAKQVSLRAADGRGPIVATADGECAPKEQITVQVQPLAGRILLPKPAFERFAAQRTAQSADRT encoded by the coding sequence ATGCGCACATTATTTCTTTTGAACCCAACTGCCGGTAAGGCCGATTGCACCCGTACGCTGCCGCAGCAGATCAATGCTGCCGCCGCGCGTGCAGGGCTTGCGCCGGAAGAATATGCCATTCAGGTCACAAATCACGCCGGTCATGCCCGGGAGCTGGCCAATGCCGCTGCGCAGCAGGCCCGGCAGAGCGGGGAAGAACTGCGGGTCTTCACTGCCGGCGGCGACGGCACCTTCAACGAAGCGCTCACCGGGATCTATGGCTATGCAAATGCAGCCGTGGGCTGTCTGCCCTTTGGCAGCGGCAACGATTTTCTGCGCACCTTTGGTACAAAGGAAGAGTTTCTGGATCTGGATGCCCAGCTGGCCGGTGGGCCGGTGAGCATCGATCTGATGCAGACCAGCCTTGGCCTTTCGGCCACCATCTGCGCTGCCGGTCTGGATGCGCAGGTTGCCTACGGCATCCCGAAGTTCCGGCGCATCCCGCTGTGCGGCGGCGAGATGGCCTATGTGCTTTCCATTGTGGAACAGCTGTGCGGACACATCGGCCGCAGGGTGGAGTACACCATCGATGGTGAAACGCTGGATGTGGACTGCCTGATGTGTGCCATCTGCAATGGCCGCACCTATGGCGGCGGCTTCTATGCAGCGCCGGAAGCACAGCCCGACGATGGCTGGCTGGATGTATATATCATCCGCAAGGTGAGCCGCGTGACCATTGCAAAGCTGCTGGGAATGTACAAGAGCGGCAAGCACTTCCAGAACGGTCAGCTCGTCAGGGCTGCAGAGCCGTACTTCATTTACCGCCGCGCAAAACAGGTGAGCCTGCGCGCTGCGGATGGCCGCGGGCCGATCGTTGCCACGGCAGACGGTGAATGCGCACCCAAGGAGCAGATCACTGTACAGGTACAGCCGCTGGCAGGGCGCATCCTTCTGCCAAAGCCTGCTTTTGAGCGCTTTGCAGCGCAGAGGACGGCACAGAGTGCAGACCGAACATGA
- the groL gene encoding chaperonin GroEL (60 kDa chaperone family; promotes refolding of misfolded polypeptides especially under stressful conditions; forms two stacked rings of heptamers to form a barrel-shaped 14mer; ends can be capped by GroES; misfolded proteins enter the barrel where they are refolded when GroES binds) gives MAKQIKQGEDARKALCAGIDTLANTVKITLGPKGRNVVLGKKFGAPVITNDGVTIAKEIELKDEFENMGAQLVREVATKTNDAAGDGTTTATVLAQAMVTEGMKNVTAGANPMDIRRGMSKAVAKAVETIKAHSQKVKDSNDIARVGTISAGDPEIGRLIAEAMEKVTSDGVITIEENKTTAETYNEIVEGMQFDRGYLTPYMVTDTDKMVADLDNAAILITDKKISVIQDLVPLLEQVMQNGMKLLIVAEDIEGEALSTLIVNRLRGTLNVCAVKAPGFGDRRKEMLQDIATLTGGTVVSSDLGYELKDATVQMLGHARQVKVSKENTTIVGGAGDKDAIAARIAQIRSQIETATSDFDREKLQERLAKLAGGVAVIKVGAATEVEMKDKKLRIEDALNATKAAVQEGVVAGGGTAPINAIPAVRELCDTLEGDERTGAKIVLKALEAPLRQIAKNAGLEGSVIIDKIISANKPNYGFDAQNEVFVDDMIAAGIVDPTKVTRSALENAASVAEMVLTTESLVADLPEPPAAPAAAGGDMGGMGGMY, from the coding sequence ATGGCTAAGCAGATCAAGCAGGGCGAGGATGCCCGCAAGGCACTGTGTGCCGGTATCGATACCCTGGCAAACACCGTTAAGATCACCCTGGGCCCCAAGGGCCGCAATGTGGTGCTGGGCAAAAAGTTCGGTGCACCGGTCATCACCAACGATGGCGTGACCATTGCCAAGGAGATCGAGCTGAAGGACGAGTTCGAGAACATGGGCGCACAGCTGGTGCGTGAAGTCGCTACCAAGACCAACGACGCAGCAGGCGACGGCACCACCACCGCAACCGTTCTGGCACAGGCCATGGTCACCGAGGGCATGAAGAATGTCACCGCCGGTGCAAACCCCATGGATATCCGCCGTGGCATGAGCAAGGCTGTTGCCAAGGCTGTTGAGACCATCAAGGCTCACAGCCAGAAGGTGAAGGACAGCAACGATATCGCCCGCGTCGGCACTATTTCTGCAGGCGACCCCGAGATCGGCCGTCTGATCGCCGAGGCTATGGAGAAGGTCACCTCCGATGGCGTTATCACCATTGAGGAGAACAAGACCACCGCTGAGACCTACAACGAGATCGTGGAAGGCATGCAGTTCGACCGCGGCTACCTTACCCCGTATATGGTCACCGATACCGACAAGATGGTGGCTGATCTGGACAATGCCGCTATCCTGATCACCGATAAGAAGATCAGCGTGATTCAGGATCTGGTTCCCCTGCTGGAGCAGGTCATGCAGAATGGTATGAAGCTGCTGATCGTGGCTGAGGATATCGAGGGCGAGGCTCTGTCCACTCTGATCGTCAACCGCCTGCGCGGCACCCTGAACGTCTGCGCTGTCAAGGCTCCCGGCTTTGGCGACCGCCGCAAGGAAATGCTGCAGGATATCGCAACCCTGACCGGCGGCACCGTGGTCTCCTCCGATCTGGGCTATGAGCTGAAGGATGCTACCGTCCAGATGCTGGGCCATGCCCGTCAGGTGAAGGTCTCCAAGGAGAACACCACTATCGTTGGCGGTGCAGGCGATAAGGATGCCATCGCAGCCCGCATCGCTCAGATCCGCAGCCAGATCGAGACCGCTACCAGCGATTTCGACCGTGAAAAGCTGCAGGAGCGTCTGGCAAAGCTGGCTGGCGGCGTGGCCGTCATCAAGGTCGGCGCTGCTACCGAAGTTGAGATGAAGGACAAGAAGCTGCGCATCGAGGATGCTCTGAACGCAACCAAGGCTGCTGTTCAGGAAGGTGTTGTTGCCGGCGGCGGCACTGCTCCTATCAATGCGATCCCCGCTGTGCGTGAGCTGTGCGACACGCTGGAAGGCGACGAGCGCACCGGTGCCAAGATCGTTCTGAAGGCTCTGGAAGCTCCTCTGCGCCAGATCGCTAAGAATGCCGGTCTGGAAGGCAGTGTCATCATCGACAAGATCATCTCTGCCAACAAGCCCAACTACGGCTTTGATGCTCAGAACGAGGTCTTTGTGGACGATATGATCGCTGCTGGCATCGTTGACCCCACCAAGGTCACCCGTTCCGCTCTGGAGAACGCAGCCTCCGTCGCTGAGATGGTGCTGACCACCGAAAGCCTGGTCGCTGATCTGCCGGAGCCCCCTGCTGCACCCGCTGCTGCAGGCGGTGACATGGGCGGTATGGGCGGCATGTACTAA
- a CDS encoding type II toxin-antitoxin system HicA family toxin — translation MPMTPKQMIRLLEQNGFVLVSANGSHYKYHNPTTNKTTVVPFHAKDLKPGTEKNILKLAGLKK, via the coding sequence ATGCCGATGACTCCCAAGCAAATGATTCGCTTGCTGGAGCAGAACGGCTTTGTTTTAGTCAGTGCAAATGGGTCACACTACAAGTACCATAACCCAACTACCAACAAAACCACTGTCGTTCCATTTCACGCAAAGGATCTGAAGCCCGGTACCGAGAAAAACATTCTCAAATTAGCCGGACTCAAAAAGTAA
- a CDS encoding type II toxin-antitoxin system HicB family antitoxin has protein sequence MNAIFYPAIFHLEETGYSVEIPDIEGCFTQGDTMDEAVRMAQDAIGLMLEDCKVCPEPSVPSALHVDPEDFVVMVPFDMEEYEKRYRPVKKTLSIPGWLNDAAESAHINFSGVLQDALKEKLHLA, from the coding sequence ATGAACGCTATTTTCTATCCTGCAATTTTTCACCTGGAAGAAACCGGGTACTCTGTTGAGATCCCCGATATTGAGGGCTGCTTCACCCAAGGCGATACCATGGACGAAGCTGTCCGCATGGCACAGGATGCCATCGGCCTTATGCTGGAAGATTGCAAAGTCTGCCCAGAGCCTTCTGTCCCTTCTGCGCTCCATGTTGACCCGGAAGATTTTGTGGTGATGGTACCTTTCGATATGGAAGAGTACGAAAAGCGGTACAGACCCGTAAAGAAAACCCTTTCCATTCCCGGCTGGCTCAACGATGCCGCCGAATCGGCACACATCAACTTTTCCGGCGTCCTTCAGGATGCGCTGAAAGAGAAACTCCATTTGGCGTAA
- a CDS encoding helix-turn-helix transcriptional regulator codes for MIGERLAELRKLNGETQEDLAKEFHVSVPTVRTWERDKASPSHEVLIALCKRYGTSADYLLGLTDIDPSDEARKQRQRLTEEEQNEMHRYEEYLLWKRKK; via the coding sequence ATGATTGGCGAACGGCTCGCGGAGTTACGCAAATTAAACGGTGAAACGCAAGAAGATTTAGCAAAAGAATTTCATGTTTCAGTGCCTACCGTCCGCACATGGGAACGCGACAAAGCATCTCCCAGCCATGAAGTTTTGATTGCACTCTGCAAGCGTTATGGCACCTCTGCCGACTACCTACTGGGTCTGACCGACATCGACCCCTCGGACGAAGCCCGCAAACAGCGCCAGCGCCTGACCGAAGAAGAACAGAACGAGATGCACCGCTACGAGGAATATCTGTTGTGGAAACGCAAAAAATAA
- a CDS encoding TIGR03905 family TSCPD domain-containing protein, which yields MSKEFSFPNSGTCSKQTNFVLNDDHTIASMEVIGGCNGNLKGICRLVKGMKAEDVIDRMEGTLCGFRNTSCPDQIAKNLKKALAEMD from the coding sequence ATGAGCAAGGAATTCAGCTTCCCGAACAGCGGCACCTGTTCCAAGCAGACCAACTTTGTGCTGAACGATGACCACACCATTGCGTCCATGGAGGTCATTGGCGGCTGCAACGGCAACCTGAAGGGCATCTGCCGTCTGGTCAAGGGCATGAAGGCCGAAGATGTGATCGACCGCATGGAGGGCACGCTCTGCGGTTTCCGCAATACCAGCTGCCCGGATCAGATCGCCAAGAACCTGAAAAAGGCTCTGGCCGAAATGGACTGA